The proteins below come from a single Candidatus Poribacteria bacterium genomic window:
- a CDS encoding nucleotidyltransferase domain-containing protein, with product MYGGVEKIGVKERFRGISPLPEDIWRKIETLPKLFERRGIILAYLFGSLARGEKGEDVDIALLFDGHMDEIRPLIMEHLSTERVDLIDLKEASPIMKMQIIRTGRLIYRRSIEDENRFEMDVVRKYLDFEPIMRNRLKILKKRFST from the coding sequence ATTTATGGAGGTGTTGAAAAGATTGGGGTTAAGGAAAGGTTCAGAGGGATAAGTCCTCTTCCCGAAGATATATGGCGGAAAATCGAAACGCTGCCTAAGCTGTTTGAAAGGAGAGGGATCATTCTAGCCTATCTCTTCGGTTCGCTTGCCAGAGGGGAAAAAGGTGAGGATGTGGATATCGCTCTGCTCTTCGACGGACACATGGATGAGATAAGACCTCTCATCATGGAACATCTCAGCACCGAACGTGTGGATCTTATCGATCTGAAGGAGGCGTCTCCGATCATGAAGATGCAAATCATAAGAACCGGTAGGCTCATCTACAGACGAAGCATCGAGGATGAGAACAGGTTCGAGATGGACGTCGTGAGGAAATACCTCGATTTCGAACCGATAATGAGAAATCGGCTCAAGATCCTCAAGAAGAGGTTTAGCACATGA
- a CDS encoding response regulator encodes MTGKILLVDDKKGFLDSMKLILGDRFQVDTAQNGREAIERIKANQYDVAVVDIVLPDFLGTDLLVEIKEVSPLTEVIMITGYPSIPTARYSLRHGAFDYLERPLSHEKLIEEIEEALKRREKRLREDREMKRLLIENERLRSKILSMREELLEVKKSHSIEKAKLLVEVMGIKDEYVKLHLMSVRRFTDPIGDIYDLPKEVRFDLELAAELHDIGKLYISRSILNKKGPLNDEEWRAIKEHPIIGAEIVKRIWHNANAATIVLYHHERMDGRGYPEGLSGSDIPLLSRIIAVTDAFHAMTSKRAYRDAMPVEIAIRELEVNKGTQFDPDVVEAFMEVLKRLGLRKGSEG; translated from the coding sequence ATGACGGGGAAAATACTGCTTGTCGATGATAAAAAGGGATTTCTGGACTCCATGAAGCTGATCCTTGGCGACAGGTTCCAGGTCGATACGGCCCAAAACGGACGCGAGGCAATCGAGAGGATAAAAGCCAATCAGTATGACGTGGCCGTGGTCGATATCGTGCTTCCGGATTTCCTGGGCACGGATCTGCTGGTCGAGATAAAGGAGGTCAGCCCGCTGACCGAGGTCATCATGATCACCGGATATCCCAGCATCCCTACGGCAAGATACTCTCTGAGGCATGGCGCCTTCGACTATCTGGAAAGACCCCTATCGCACGAGAAGCTCATCGAGGAGATAGAGGAGGCGCTGAAAAGGAGAGAGAAGAGGCTTCGTGAGGATCGGGAGATGAAAAGGCTGTTGATCGAAAACGAAAGACTCCGATCCAAGATCCTCTCTATGAGAGAAGAACTCCTCGAGGTCAAAAAGAGCCACTCTATAGAGAAAGCGAAACTTCTGGTCGAGGTGATGGGGATTAAAGACGAATACGTTAAGCTGCATCTGATGTCTGTCAGGAGGTTCACTGATCCGATCGGCGACATTTACGATCTCCCGAAGGAGGTCAGATTCGACTTAGAGTTGGCCGCTGAGCTACATGACATCGGAAAGCTATACATCAGCCGATCTATCCTCAACAAGAAAGGTCCTCTTAACGATGAGGAGTGGAGGGCGATCAAGGAACATCCCATCATCGGTGCCGAGATCGTTAAAAGGATCTGGCACAACGCAAATGCTGCTACGATCGTGCTCTATCATCATGAAAGAATGGACGGAAGAGGATATCCGGAAGGGCTGAGCGGCAGTGACATCCCGCTTCTCTCCAGGATAATTGCCGTAACGGACGCCTTCCACGCTATGACATCAAAACGAGCGTACCGTGATGCCATGCCGGTCGAGATAGCAATTCGGGAACTTGAGGTCAACAAGGGAACTCAGTTCGATCCCGATGTCGTTGAAGCATTTATGGAGGTGTTGAAAAGATTGGGGTTAAGGAAAGGTTCAGAGGGATAA
- a CDS encoding aminopeptidase P family protein: MELEPGSAILIYEASENDSNMFYATGFLAPDKFIYLKTRDREAIFLSDLEIDRARSQAKVREVLPLKRFINRSRERGVESPKIADVLQEIFEEFNVRKLIVPPNFGVKYADLVRERGYKVSFKDEPFFEERRHKTPQEVEFIRNAIKAAQIALDRAIDMISSSRIQGDLLIYDGEPLTSERIKREISITLIGMDYLAKHTIVACGAQSAEPHNRGSGPLKPHQPIVIDLFPKDLNTGYHADMTRTVVRGAASEDVRKMFDAVLLAQERAIDMIKPGVDGKDVHNVVVETFKEMGFETGEVEGKMQGFFHGTGHGIGLDVHEWPRISSSSEILEEGDVVTVEPGLYYPQIGGVRIEDDVLVTESGCEVLSEYPKMLELK; this comes from the coding sequence ATGGAGCTTGAACCCGGTTCGGCGATTTTGATCTATGAGGCGAGCGAGAATGACTCAAACATGTTTTACGCCACGGGTTTCCTCGCCCCCGACAAATTCATATACCTTAAAACTCGCGATCGAGAGGCGATCTTCCTGAGCGATCTGGAGATCGACAGAGCGAGATCACAGGCAAAGGTCAGAGAGGTTTTGCCTTTAAAGCGGTTTATAAATAGGAGCAGGGAAAGAGGAGTTGAATCCCCTAAAATCGCCGATGTCCTTCAGGAGATTTTCGAGGAGTTCAACGTACGAAAGCTCATTGTCCCGCCGAATTTCGGGGTGAAGTACGCCGATCTGGTGAGGGAAAGGGGATATAAGGTAAGTTTCAAGGATGAGCCCTTTTTCGAGGAACGGAGACATAAAACCCCTCAGGAGGTGGAGTTCATTCGTAACGCCATCAAGGCCGCCCAGATCGCCCTAGACAGGGCAATAGATATGATCTCCAGCTCACGGATACAGGGGGATCTGCTCATATATGATGGCGAACCGCTTACATCGGAAAGGATTAAACGGGAGATAAGTATAACGCTGATAGGAATGGATTATCTGGCTAAGCATACCATTGTTGCATGTGGAGCACAGTCGGCGGAGCCCCACAATAGAGGCTCAGGACCGCTGAAACCACATCAGCCGATCGTCATAGATCTGTTTCCGAAGGATCTTAACACCGGATACCATGCTGATATGACAAGGACGGTCGTTCGAGGTGCGGCATCCGAAGATGTGAGGAAAATGTTCGACGCCGTCCTGCTCGCCCAGGAAAGGGCTATCGATATGATAAAACCCGGCGTGGACGGCAAGGATGTCCATAACGTCGTGGTCGAGACGTTTAAGGAGATGGGATTTGAAACGGGCGAGGTGGAGGGCAAAATGCAGGGCTTCTTCCACGGCACCGGACACGGTATCGGACTCGACGTTCACGAATGGCCTAGGATCTCATCCTCATCCGAAATCCTGGAGGAGGGAGATGTCGTGACCGTGGAGCCCGGCCTGTATTATCCTCAAATCGGTGGAGTCAGAATAGAAGACGATGTGTTGGTGACCGAAAGCGGATGTGAGGTGCTCTCGGAATATCCGAAGATGCTCGAACTTAAATAA
- a CDS encoding beta-galactosidase → MNISVQPARVNPNLVPNSSFEEIDDNSHPRRWRWDRRNTDATMVVDEAIARSGDRSIKITNGTPFGPHVYGWFGLVDGIPVKPNTTYTVSCYVRTEGAGIAWIGGGKGWRVRARFPRVTTGGRWVRVWRSFTTESDETSFSLMIVTESPTGGFWIDDVKLEEGDRPTPYIPDFEEPRPSLELELPPPRSVEYRGGTLMPIWKPDRYPIYDCVFAEDQLELRGSLYLPDNVGRARLSALIEWTDTGESVSRAVKEINFDAGAYDVKVGWKCSDARLGRYRVRAWFEPVQGVKPIVSTEIEFQLYPREAVLRQIEKVRDLLSEFERELEKLDEMGTDTTYPRVTASIVRDFIGYAFDDVEGGEIGRAWDAAVTMERMLHNELSRVDTALKGKTSLPPAVHYVTSDLEINGTSFIGEAQWIDEKGDTHRDRRPIFFLGYGHFGQVRHDIERFPDYGVNIIQIEFGPNSVFPAEGKVDNRAVEDFLRICDRAARANVMVNLLISPHYFPGWALEKYPHLRACHGGFLKCCIDAPESRDLLERFLRHVIPQIKDHPALHSICLSNEPIYVDSRECRFTLRRWRRWLREKHGDIETLNNHWHTSFESFDEIEVPKPELEPEPIYYDWAIFNMERFAGWHRWMADIIHGMAPDLPVHAKIMMWMPFGRREVIWGVDPELFGELSQINGNDCVKWYARHGEWANEWLIENMAYDLQCSVADKPVFNSENHLIPDRYFGDIPPRHIRNVLWQGAVHGQGATTIWVWERTFSPTSDFAGSIMHRPDCAAEVGRTCLDLNRLSREVTAIQRLAPQIVLLHSWASVVYSNAHLDALKRAYTAANFVGVKLGFVTERQLRRFVETGERPLPLRDVRLIIVPRVTHTPDTTVRALERLIRSGVKVVFIGEDFLGRTEYDEPRDSIPLVPVRVFPADADEKEIWRWLEANIGQLGVRREVTLRGENNEPLWGVEYLAARLGDRILVNICNYTRQPLRARVYRDGKPVGAFDLIGRREFERTFAVQPLVPLLLSLR, encoded by the coding sequence ATGAATATCAGCGTCCAGCCGGCGCGGGTGAATCCGAACCTCGTGCCGAACTCCTCGTTTGAGGAGATAGACGACAACAGCCATCCCCGTCGCTGGAGATGGGACAGGCGCAACACGGACGCGACGATGGTGGTTGACGAGGCGATCGCCCGATCAGGCGACCGCTCGATCAAAATCACGAACGGCACGCCGTTTGGACCTCACGTTTACGGGTGGTTCGGGCTCGTGGACGGAATACCGGTGAAACCCAACACAACTTACACGGTGAGCTGCTATGTGCGCACTGAAGGGGCGGGTATAGCATGGATCGGAGGTGGCAAGGGATGGCGCGTTAGGGCGAGGTTCCCGCGCGTCACAACCGGCGGAAGATGGGTGCGCGTGTGGAGAAGTTTCACGACCGAGTCTGACGAGACGAGCTTCTCGCTCATGATCGTGACCGAAAGCCCGACAGGAGGGTTCTGGATAGATGATGTGAAGCTCGAGGAGGGCGACCGACCGACGCCTTACATCCCAGACTTTGAGGAGCCGCGGCCGAGCCTCGAACTTGAGCTGCCTCCGCCGAGGAGCGTCGAGTATCGTGGCGGCACGCTCATGCCGATCTGGAAGCCGGATCGTTACCCAATTTACGACTGTGTCTTCGCCGAAGACCAACTGGAACTCAGGGGATCGCTTTATCTGCCCGATAACGTCGGTCGGGCGAGGTTGAGCGCACTTATCGAGTGGACGGACACAGGTGAGAGCGTGAGCCGGGCTGTAAAAGAGATCAATTTCGACGCCGGCGCCTATGATGTGAAAGTCGGCTGGAAATGTTCTGATGCCCGGCTCGGACGTTATCGTGTGCGTGCATGGTTTGAGCCGGTTCAAGGCGTGAAACCGATCGTCAGCACAGAAATTGAGTTTCAGCTATACCCGCGTGAGGCAGTGCTCAGGCAGATCGAGAAGGTGCGCGATCTGCTTTCGGAGTTTGAACGTGAGCTTGAAAAACTGGACGAGATGGGGACGGATACGACATACCCGCGCGTGACGGCATCTATCGTCCGCGATTTCATCGGCTATGCGTTTGATGACGTTGAAGGCGGCGAGATCGGCCGCGCATGGGATGCCGCCGTCACGATGGAACGTATGCTCCACAATGAGCTCTCACGCGTTGATACAGCTCTCAAAGGCAAAACCTCTCTCCCACCAGCCGTGCATTACGTCACGTCCGATCTTGAGATCAACGGCACCTCGTTCATCGGTGAGGCGCAATGGATCGACGAGAAGGGAGATACCCATCGCGATCGCCGGCCGATCTTCTTCCTGGGCTACGGCCACTTCGGACAGGTACGCCACGACATCGAGAGGTTCCCGGACTACGGCGTTAACATCATCCAGATCGAGTTCGGACCTAACTCCGTGTTCCCCGCCGAGGGGAAGGTGGATAACAGGGCTGTCGAGGATTTCCTGCGTATCTGCGATCGAGCGGCGAGGGCGAACGTGATGGTCAATCTCCTTATCAGCCCGCACTATTTTCCCGGATGGGCGCTGGAAAAGTATCCTCATCTTCGCGCATGCCATGGCGGTTTTCTGAAGTGTTGTATCGACGCGCCCGAAAGCCGCGACCTGCTCGAACGATTCCTCCGACACGTCATCCCGCAGATCAAAGATCATCCCGCCCTGCACAGCATCTGCTTAAGCAACGAGCCGATCTACGTCGATAGCCGGGAATGCAGGTTTACGCTCAGACGGTGGCGCAGGTGGCTGCGTGAGAAACACGGCGACATCGAGACGCTCAACAATCACTGGCACACGAGCTTCGAATCGTTCGACGAGATCGAAGTCCCAAAGCCGGAGCTTGAGCCGGAGCCGATCTATTACGACTGGGCGATCTTCAACATGGAGCGGTTCGCCGGCTGGCACAGATGGATGGCGGACATCATCCACGGAATGGCCCCCGATCTGCCGGTGCACGCGAAGATAATGATGTGGATGCCGTTCGGCAGACGAGAGGTGATCTGGGGTGTTGATCCGGAGCTGTTCGGCGAGCTGAGCCAGATCAACGGCAACGATTGCGTGAAGTGGTACGCGCGGCACGGTGAGTGGGCCAACGAGTGGCTCATCGAGAACATGGCCTATGACCTCCAGTGTAGCGTCGCGGACAAGCCCGTCTTCAACTCCGAAAACCACCTGATTCCCGACCGCTATTTCGGCGACATCCCACCCAGGCACATCCGAAACGTGCTATGGCAGGGCGCCGTTCACGGACAGGGCGCCACGACGATCTGGGTGTGGGAGCGCACCTTTTCGCCCACAAGCGACTTCGCGGGAAGCATCATGCACCGACCGGACTGCGCCGCCGAGGTCGGCAGAACATGTCTCGATCTGAACCGGCTGTCCCGTGAGGTAACGGCGATACAACGCCTGGCTCCACAGATCGTCCTGCTACATTCCTGGGCAAGCGTCGTTTACTCAAACGCACATCTCGACGCCCTGAAACGGGCGTATACGGCAGCGAACTTCGTCGGCGTCAAGCTCGGCTTCGTGACCGAGAGGCAACTGCGACGTTTCGTTGAAACCGGTGAGAGGCCGCTTCCGCTTCGAGACGTGAGGCTCATCATCGTGCCGCGCGTGACGCATACGCCCGATACGACGGTACGTGCTCTGGAGAGACTCATCCGATCCGGCGTAAAGGTCGTCTTCATCGGTGAGGATTTCCTGGGAAGGACTGAATATGATGAGCCGCGCGATTCGATTCCGCTTGTGCCCGTTCGTGTTTTCCCTGCCGATGCAGATGAAAAGGAGATCTGGCGCTGGCTCGAGGCGAACATCGGTCAACTCGGCGTTCGACGCGAGGTCACGTTGCGCGGTGAAAACAATGAGCCGCTTTGGGGGGTCGAGTATCTCGCGGCGCGCCTTGGCGACCGCATCCTCGTCAATATATGTAACTACACCCGCCAGCCGCTGCGCGCCCGTGTATATCGGGATGGAAAGCCTGTGGGGGCGTTCGATCTAATTGGGAGGAGAGAATTTGAGCGGACGTTCGCCGTTCAGCCCCTTGTGCCCCTGCTCCTCTCTCTGCGTTAA